The Hippocampus zosterae strain Florida chromosome 19, ASM2543408v3, whole genome shotgun sequence region ctactttttgatcaactaacctcacgggatctaccgttaccggcgcgcgcacgcacacacacacacacaaatttaagatttacctgctttattttattttttaaatatttttttagtgaaaatgagactcattagtgtgcagtgtatattaacacaaaaaaaatatattactaacatgtacaaagacacacaaatggttgtttgtttgtttttcttctcgacactcctcggatcaacttgggacctgtcttggatctaccggtagatcaggatctacctaatgggcacccctgtcttagACAATCCTCATTTCCTTGATCAGAAAAAtgttcccaaacttttttggggggcgggtggggAAGGGCGGCTGCAAAggtatttcaattcatttcaatggcgagACGCTCCTtccttcccccttttttttttaatgtgcgtgTTTGTATATTTTTGCCCCACTTGTGCGTCCACGTGTCTGTGTGCTAACCGCTAACACTGATGTGAGCTCAGCTAATCATTAACTCCTCTCCTTGCGGACAGCTACTCCATCTCACACTCTATGAGCATGCCTGCCATGAGGTAATTGTTTGAATGTCTTGTATGTTACCATTTGTCAGAAACGGAATAAGCTAACAAGTCCTATCGAGTAGAAATGATGACTGTACAAAGTCAACGCAAGTTACCTTTGTCTGAGCATATTAGTGTTTGTCCCAGCGCAGTATTCTCGCAACGGTAGTTTTAGCATTGATGCTAGTGCTAATGATACGAGGGGTGTCCTGTCTGGTCCACCAGTAGTGGACGTTACTTGCTTGGCGATCAGTGGGTCACCATGGCTACAGGAgatgctgttttttgttgttgtttgttcatatttaatttgtATGAGAACCACATGCCATAAGCCTGAACGGTAGCTTAAGCATGATGGTTGTGCTAATGACACGAGACGCTGGTCAACTGATATTGTAGACCACAAAAAAACTGGTAAGAACATGGATGCAGTGTAGCACATATGATATTTTAGTATCAAATTATTACGTATGGTTGCTTTAAAATGAAGCAGCATTTGTTGCTCTGTggtgaggagaaagaaaaaagatattttttttcttttcctttccagAAACTCTCCCAGCTTCCGGTCTTTTGAGGAGAAAGTTGAGAGTACCGTTTCGAACATCAAGGTatgtacaaaaaaacacaattatacAGTCTGAAAAACAACCTCATGTTTTCATGCCATCTTTCATCTTACAAGAGCGTGTTAGCTTCATGCTAGCTTCTTTCGAGGCAGCTGTGTGCGCTCTGAGTGTTcctgtattatttgttttcgcTACGTCCGCCGATAACTTCCTCAGCAactgaagggtttttttttcttcttctttgcatTTCCAAGACTAAAGTCGGAAGTCCTGGGGCAGGAGGAAGCTTCGAGGACGTCCTCTCCTCCACTGCGAAGGCCAGCTCACAGGACACGCCCACTCACAACTTGACGGACACGCCCGAGAGAATGGAGTAGGAAACGGTATTCATGTTTGCGACATTTTGCGTCAATACTCCTCCCCTCTCAACGACATGAGTGCTCACCTCCTTACTTTTTCCAGTTCACTTCCTTTTGAACGGAAACAATAAATGATGATCATGCAATATTTATCGGCTGCTAGTATGAACGTTTTGAAATATCGCTTTATATTCTGACTAACTTTGAAAACCGCATATGGCGAATTTAACCCAATAAGATGTGACAAATATAGCCGTGACTGGAGTTCTGGAGTTTTTGAACATCAATTTTGAGGAATTTATAAATGGGTATTCAGACCAAgctaaaaggaaaataaataagtacacTGCGAGATTTAGTCGTAGTTTTCTAATTGACACAAAATCCATTTTGGAATggcggatttttattttattttttgagtctCCACTAAGGGCCCATCTGCAGTTGATTTTGAGCATTTTCTGCTCCTGTATTGTCATGGAAGGTTTTGAAAGGATTTCACATGACTGCCACGATGAGACACAGAATTTAATTCAGCTCTCGGGCTAATCAAATAATATTGAAAGAGAAGGCAAGTTGTACACAATCGTCTTGGGCAACTTAAAACCTCCAATTTGAAAGTGATACCCAAgacatgtaccggtatatttatTCTAGTTCTACAACAGAACAAGAACTCTTGGCTCGATAAAGGTAATGTTGGACGTTatgtaacaatgttttttttttttaacctgttaaCAAACCCACAATTTAGTTTTCAGCCTGCTTGATATCTTCTCTAgatttcattttgtcatgtttggaACACAATGACGGTCTCCTATATGTTGATCTGAAATCAAGTACATCTCAAGTCCCGTTTTTTGATAATAAAACATTATTCAAAGACAACAACTGATCATGGAGCGTTGTTTTCCCAGACGAGTGTTCATTTGACGTTGCAGCCTGTTGATGCTGTGACTTGTAGTAAAACGTTGTGGTCATGATGCGTGTGAAGGCGATTGCAAGTTGCCAGAGTTATTTGGTTCGGTTAAgtgactcctcctcctctcgtCATTCAAAGCACTGACCAGCTGGAGCACGTCGGGATGCTGGAAACGACCTGCAAAATCACAAAATGATTGTGACAATCCTATTTCCTCCTCAACTTTCCAAGCCATGGAAAATTGCTACTATGAGAAATGTTTAGCAGATGAACCATCTATGGGGGAAATGTACCCCAAATGAATGTCGGGCTCACCCTGAGTGGAGTCAAAAAACTCCTGTAGTCTCCCTGGCGTTCCCTCCAGCTCTTCGTACTCGTGCGCCTGCAGGATCATTTCCAGACGGTCAAATTCTTTCACCAGCTTGGCTTCCGCGCTGCTCTGGTGCTCGTATTCCTAAACACTCCACATAATATCTATATTAAATATGGATAGTCATTTCATTCTGCCAAATGGCCTAAAACAAAAATCTGGATCAATTGGGCTCTAGTGAGGGCTAAGCCAGTAAAACATTCAAACTTTACCTCCCACAGTGCATATATCTCCTGCCCGAGGTGATCTGGCATGAGACTCGATAGCTGCTTCATGGCTGCCTGaaggaaaatactttttaatcaacaaaaacaaacatcagtAGAGCGCTGCTGCTCACTCAACCTCCTCCCGCCGGTGTTTCTCCGCTTTGCTGACGTTGTCGGACGGCGCGATATCTCCCACAATGCATTCGGCCATGTCATGAACCAGAGCTAACTTGATACACCTGAGGAAAAGAGGAGACTAATATTGATAGCTCGctcaaagaagacaaaaagtgcAAATGAACCCACTTGTCCTTATCCACTTTAGGGTCTGTGATGACCAAAGACATCAGGGCCATGCGGTACATGTGGTCCGACACACTTTCTGGGTCCTGTACCTTCCTGTACACCCAGCCCGTCCGTGGTATCCTCTCCAGGAAAGACAATAACATTTTAACAGTTGTTTGTCATTTATTAATTCAGCataacaaaatcaaaaaacaatttaaattaaatagaCGACACTCACGAGGCATTTCGATAATGAAACATATTAATTCGAGCAGCTGGTTGTAACAGGTTTTGCTCTAACAAATCTGTGAGTGGAAAAATGCTGGCATCGTTTAGGGCCAGCGTCCTGTCCCAGTCAAGAcgaatttgaaatctgattggttaaagAAACAGTTCATTTCATAACAGTAACATACGTCTGCACTGTAGTAGTGATTAAGGGCGTTTGGGAAGATTAG contains the following coding sequences:
- the hddc2 gene encoding HD domain-containing protein 2 encodes the protein MAAPTDAMKMLQFLKLIGHLKRIPRTGWVYRKVQDPESVSDHMYRMALMSLVITDPKVDKDKCIKLALVHDMAECIVGDIAPSDNVSKAEKHRREEAAMKQLSSLMPDHLGQEIYALWEEYEHQSSAEAKLVKEFDRLEMILQAHEYEELEGTPGRLQEFFDSTQGRFQHPDVLQLVSALNDERRRSHLTEPNNSGNLQSPSHAS